CAGCATATACCAGGATACGGGACTTCAGTGCCAGGGCAGCACCCTCTGTCGCACGCCCCTTAACGATATTGCCATCTTTACCATGGAGATAATAGGCGGCGGAATCACAGTCCTTTACGATATGGTCCACACAATCGGCAAAGGTACCCCGGTCGATGGTGTAGTCTTTATCATCCAGTGTATACACAACGTCTATCAGTGGCACACCACCATAGGCGCGTACCAGCTGGTGATAAAAATAAGCACGCAGGAAGAAGACTTCTCCCTTTACCCGTTCACCGGAGGTCTGTTTATCGAAAGGCACCTTGCTGACATTCTGAAAGAAGACGTTACATGCGCGGATACGCTTGTACATCTCGCCCCACTGGAAGGTACCACGGTTGGTGACATATTCAGCGTCGGTAGGACTGATCGTAGCTTCCCCCATGTTCTTCATACCGTAGTTATGCGTGAACATGGTCTCATCGGTAGCGGAGGAAAGCATTGTTTCCAGGAAACCGCCACTGCTCAGACCATTGTATATTTCATTCACAAAAGCCTCCGTCAATGCCTGGTCCTGCCACACATCATCCTTTGTTGCTTCGCCGAGAGGCTTTGTATTCAGGAAATCAGTGTTACAGGCGGCGATGGTAAAAGCGCCCGCAACACCAATGCTGATATATATTTTCTTCAATAACTGCTTCATGATGCTGATGATTTAAAAGGTTAAATTGAAACCTGCATTCAATACCCTTGACTGCGGATAGTACTGACCGTTACCATTTATGGATTCCGGATCGAGGATCTTCAGGCTATTAGCCGTGAACAGGTTTAAACAGTTTGCATAGATCCTCAGATTAGTGATACCCGATCTTTTCTTCAGGAAATCAGGAATACTGTAGCCGAGTTCCAGGTTTTTCAGACGTACATAGTTCGTACTGCGGATCCAGTAAGTGTTACCGTTCGCCCAGTATGTATCATTACGGTCATTTACGCGCGGGTCAACGCTGCTTGGATTATCAGGGCTCCAGCGATGATCATAGTAATCTTTTGTAAAGTTGCCGATCTCACCTGATTCTGTGTTGATATGCAAAGCGCCGCCGGTAGCACCCTGTACCAGGATGGCACAGTCGAAGTTGCCGTATTGCATGTTTATATTCAGACCGCCGGTGAATGTAGGCTGTGTGCTTTTTCCATAGCGGATCTTATCATCACCGTCAATCTTTCCGTTACCGTCGATATCCCTGAACTTCATATCACCGGGACGGAGATTATTGGTCAATGCAGAGTAATCGATCGTATTCTTATCAATTTCAGCATAGTCTCTGAACACGCCATCGTATTCGTAATACAGGTTGGTGTTCATCTGCTTGCCAGTAGAGCGCTGCCAGACAGGGGCGCCAGGTGCTTCATCCCAGAACACGATCTTGTTTTTGGAATAACCACCGTTCACGCTTACATCATAACGGAATTTAGTACCGATGGTACTGTTGTAGCCCACACGGAACTCAAAACCCTTGTTATCTACCTTACCGATATTTTCAGCAGGCAGGGTCATACCGGTAGTTTGTGGTACAGATGCATTCCTTCTCACCAGAATGCCTGAACGTTTATTCATGAACGCGTCCAGTTCAAAGTAAACCTTACCGTTCAGGAAAGCTCCATCCACACCGACGTTGTAGTTATTGGCCACCTCCCAGGAGATATATGGATTCGGGATACGTGCCTCGAACAGGGATTTTACGACATTGCCACCGAGGATATAACTGCTGAATCCATAGGTGGAATAGTACTGATATTCCTGTAAGGTGAGCGTACCGTCATTGTTATCATCGAAGTATACCTGGTCATTACCCAGTTTACCCCAGGAAGCACGAAGTTTCAGGTAATTCATGAACTTCACGTTATCCTTCCAGAAGCCTTCTTCTGATACGCGCCAGCCAAGCATCAGTCCCGGGAAGAACCCGAAACGGGAAGAAGATGGGAACATATAGGAGCCATCATTACGCCATACGAATTCAGCGAGGTATTTCTCTTTATAGTTATACGCCACACGACCGAAGTAGTTGAGACGGGCACGATCCCAGGCGGAGCCACCGTTATCTTTTTCCGCGTCACCACCGGCAAACATCTGATCGATGAGAGAGGAAATGAAGTATCTGCGGAAGGCGTTGAAGTTGTCAGAGTGTACGGTTTCTCTTTCAATACCGAATACGAAGTTCAGCGTATGATCTTTCTTAAATGTACGGTCGTACGTCAGCAATCCACGCAGCAGAATATTACTCTGGTCTTCATCGCCCTGGTTGAGGGTAGCCTGATCAGTACCACGTTTGCTCTTCACGAGTACGGGTGTAACACCATCGTCCTGGTAGGATTTCTTATCCCATGTATAGAGGTACCATGGTGTCATCCATCTCTTGGTACGTTTGATATATTTATCGAATGCGACGTTACCGCTCAGCTTCAGTCCTTCTACACCAGGGATCTGTATATCCAGGCGCGCACTGGTCTGTACATAGTAACGTTTGTCCTTATCGTAGCCGGTCTGATCGGTCGTAATAACGACAGGATTGTTACCATATTCGATGTCCGGGCCAGGTAATCCGTTAGGCCAGAACGCGGGCTCTGTTGGTTTGCCACGCATCAGCATACGGAAGATGTCACCAGCGGAACGGGTAGGATAATTACGGTCTTCCTGTCTGCCTAACATGTCTACGCTAACGTTCACATATTTATTGATCTTACCGTCCAGGTTGATACGCAGACTATACTGATCGTATCCGGTAGCAGATTTCTTGTAGTAAGCGTCCTGCGACTGGTAACCGAAGGAGGTCAGGTAACGCATGTTCTCACTACCACCGGAAACCTGTACGCTGTGATTGGACTGAGGCGCCCATGTCTTAAATGTAGCGTCATACCAGTCCGTATTAGGGTATAGCCAGGGATCAGTGCTGTTACGGAATCTATCGATTTCAGAAGGACCGAACGCAACATCCCATTTCTTGTTGGTGGTAGGAGATGTGTAGGAACCGCCTTGTTTGTAGGTATCCCATGCAGTGGTCCATTCCCTTCCAGGCACATCCCTGTAGAGACTTAGCTCATCACGCAGCTGCGCGTATTCTGCCGCGTCGGACATTTTGGGAATAGTGGTCGGCTGTGACCATCCCTGGTTAAAGGAGTAAGAGAGCTGTGGTTTACCACTTTTACCGCGTTTGGTCGTTACGAGAATAACACCGTTTGCCGCACGCGCACCATAGATCGCAGCAGAGGCATCTTTCAGTACGGAAATGCTTTCGATGTCCTGGGGGTTCAGACGTTCCAGACCACCACTACGGCCGGCCACACCATCAATTACGATGAGCGGATCATTATTACCCAGTGTATTGGAACCACGGATACGGAGTGAAGAACCATCCGCACCAGGTTCACCACTGTTCTGCATGGCAGTGACGCCGGGCATACGGCCAGCGATGGAGTTGGACAGGTTGGTAGCAGGAGATTTTACGAGGTCAGCACCCTTTACCGTTGCAATGGAACCGGATACGGCTTCTCTTTTCTGCGCACCATATCCTACGACAACTACTTCACTGAGACCTTTGGTATCAGCGTCGAGTGTAATGGTCAATGGAGCGGAGCCATTAACAGTGAGTGTTTGTGGTAGGAAACCGATTGCAGATATGGTGATTTGAGCGCCATTGGCTACGCTTAAAGTAAAAGTACCGTCCGGTAATGTGGTAGTCCCCTTTGAAGTGCCAACCACTTTGATAGTGGCGCCAATGATTGGTTCTTTATTTTTATCAACGATCTTTCCTTTCAGTGTAATATCCTGTAGAACAGAAAATAAGGTGTGATAACCATCTGCCACCGCAGCGAGCGGATAAAGGGCAGGTAAAAAAAGCAGCAGGGTGAATTTCATGCGCAATAGAGCTGACTGCCAGGCATACCGATGCCTGACCTTCAACAGGTCTACATTTTTCATACGTTTGATTTGTGTGGTTAATAAAGGCTGATTACAAACCGCCTGATTTTGGCTGTACTAACAGATGCCGGAACATCATCGTTTCAGACGCTATTACTGGTTCTCATTATTAAACGTGGTTTATACTAGTTAAAGAATATATGGTAGCGGGTCTAAAGCACAATACAACTACATAGGTTCTTGTTTACGCAGTGTGCAGCCTGATTTCATAACGCTAAGATCTCACGTGTCAATTTCACACCTAAAATAGAAAAAATAAATTAACTTTTATATTTCTTTTAACATACTGCGGTCAGAGTAAAGTGAAAATGCATATGATTCACCCCTGTCATCATCCGTTCGTACATGACCTACAGGGCACTTCACTACACAGCTGTCGCCTATACGACAGGTACGCTTATACTGATTGGCACCGGGGGCGACTATCTGGTACTGGCAGCAGGCGGATCATTTATCTGACAGGCGCGAACGACCAGTGCCTGCATTCCTGTTGAGAATGCAGCCCGCAACTATCTATTATGGATTATATATGCAGGTCACTGCCTAATAATCCTGTACGAACTGAATGGAAGTAATGCTGAAAGGGTTCCCTTTTGCCACCAGGTAGAGGTCATGTATGCCATTGGAATACTTGGGGTTACCTACCAGTTTGAGCGCATAGGTGGTGTCGCCGGTGAACGGTATCTTCAATGTACCAATACGTTTGCTTTTCTTTCCTTTGGGGCGGTCAATACGAAACTCGAGTCTGCCGTTCTTCTTCTCCTTATTCTGGCAGAATACGACTACTTTAAATCCAATTTCACCCATACCGAGGTTCACCTGGCCAAAGCCCAGGTAGCTACCGGATTTCATTTTAAATTCTGTCTGGAAGTCTCCTTTCCTCATTGGCGCCGGCGGCGTCGTACCTGCCGGAGCAGGTGCTGCAGATGGCGGTGGTGCGGCCGTTTGTCCCCGGACAATCAATTGCACAAGTAAGAAAAAAAGACATAGGATAGGCCTCATAGTTCTTCAATCGGTCCGGTACCTTTTGAAGATACCGACCAGGTGTCTAAAATACTAATTAGGTCGAAAAATTACGCAAATTTATATTAAAAATTCCAATAATAATATAGGCTGATTCCCAGCAGGTTAAACCGACCGTGTTTATATAATGCTGAAAACGGCAAACGACTCTGCCGGGAGAGCCGTTTGCCGTTAGTATAGTACGCCGGGAATGCACTTCTATTGTGCTACCTGCATGAAGTTATTGTTGTGTCTCTGGAATGATGATATGGAAGGCTGCCCCCTGATGTTCCACACCAAATGCCTGAATATCACCATTATGAATATCCATGATCTTACGGCAGAGGGCGAGACCGATACCTGTCCCTTCAAATTTTTCCTTCTGGTTCAGTCGCTGGAAGATGACAAATAGTTTATCCGCATACGTCTGGTTAAACCCGATCCCATTGTCAGCCACAATGATCCTGAAATAGGATGGTCCTTTGGAGAGCGAAGGCAGGTCGCTCATCTCAGCGTCAGAGATCTTATGCGCTGTTATAGTGATACGGCATGCTGCGTTCGGACGGGAGAACTTCAGGGCATTACCGATCAGGTTATAGAACAACTGGTTCATCTGTAGCGGTACCGCATCGATGACAGGCAGCTCGTTGATATCAATGATGGCGTTCTTGTCTTTTACGAGGAGTTCGAAGTCTTCGATAACATTAGCCACGATCTGATTCAGGTCTACCGGCAGGAAGGCATTCTCACCCAGTTCGAGACGGGAGTAGGCGATCAGATCCCTGATGAGGTCCGACATGCGGATAGCGGACTGTTTCACCTTTCTGAGATACTGCGCCGTGTCGATCTTACTGGGCGTACCGGGTTTCACGCTCTCCAGCATGTCGGCAAACAGCCGGATCTTTCTGAGCGGTTCCTGCAGGTCGTGGGAGGTGATGAATACGAACTGTTCCAGTTCATGGTTCCTTTTGGACAGGTTGATATTGGCATCTTCCAGTGCGATGGTCCTCTCCCGCACTTTTCTTTCCAGCGCATCTTCCACCATCTTCTGATCATCGATATCTGTGCAGGCGCCGATAAATCCGACAAATTCATCCTGCGAATTAAACCTTGGGATACCCGAGCATGCCAGCCAGTGATAGGTACCATCGTGACGTTTCAGGCGGAATTCCGCATAGAAATTTTTCCTGTCGCGGGAAGAGCGGCTGAAGTTGATCTTCCACTTATCGATATCCTCCGGGTGCATGATGTCATACCAGCCGTTATCTTTATTTCTATCCAGCCCTCGTCCGGTATACTTCTGCCATGCCTTGTTAAAAAAGGAGAAGGAACCGTCTTTCTCTGCGATCCAGATCATGGCAGGTGCGGTGTCGGCGATCATTCTGAAGTAGGCTTCACTTTGCTGCAGGTGGAGTTGTGCCTGTTTACGTTCCGTGATATCGGCAGTGACACCGATCATCTTTTTTACAGAACCATCTTCTTCATAGACACCCTGCCCGGTCGCTGCGATCCAGTGAACAGAATTGTCCGGCCAGCGGATACGGTATTCCTCTACGTAGAGTGAGCGGTTATTCAATGCATATTGCATTGCTTCCTCTGCGCGCTGGGCATCTTCCGGTAGTATGAGTGCCAGCAGCTTTTCCTGCGTGAAATTAGACTGGGGAGAAAGGCCGAAGTTACTCCTGAACTGATCGTTCCCGTTGATGATACCGGTGGCCAGTTCCAGTTCCCAGGAACCAAGACGACCGGTCTGAAGGGCGAAGTTCAGGCGGTTATTGACATCCTGCAGATGTTTTTCGGCCAGTTTACTTTCTGTGATATCGGTCACTACGCCCAGTACACGGATGGCGTTGCCATGGGCATCGAAGAATACCTGCGCCTTACAGGAGACCCAGGTCATCTTGTCATCTGCAAGGTTGATCCTGAACTCGATATTGATCTGTCCATTGTCCTTACCGGCCAGTGCTGCATGGATACGGGCCTGTACCGCAGGTACATCAGCAGGAAGAATTTCTTTAATAAAACTGTCAAACTCCAGCGGAGTGGTTGACGTGATCCCAAACAGTTCACGGCTTCTGTCCGACAGCAGGAGTTCCTTTGAGATCGGGTTAAAGTCCCATGTACCGGTGCGGGTGCCTTCCAGTGCTAAGCGCAAACGCTCTTCGTTCGTGCGCACCAGTTCCTGTTTACGGGCGATGCGTTCTCTCGCTTCTCTTACTTCTGTGATATCTTCTATAGCGATAAGGATCAGTTCTTCTTTCAGGTCCTGTGAAGTGATCAGTTGCCCGTTCATCATGATGGTGCGTGGACCATTGGCAGGAGATTTATATGTCAGCTCATAATTAGAGAACGGCGTTCTCGAGGTCATGAGGTTCTCCATCAATGACCGGAGATCGGAGGTATTCCATTGTTTATTTCCCAGTTCGTACAGGAGTTTGCCTTCCGTCTCCTTCCGTTCCATTTTAAATGCGCGGTAGAAGGAGGCGTTGGCGCTGACCACACGGATATTGGTATCAAGGATCAGCAGCGATTCATGTACGGTATTGACAATGGACTCCGCATAGAGACGGGCATTATTGAGCTGATTGTTACGTTCCAGCAGGTCGTTGTTACGGGTACTCAGTTCGTCGTTGATGACCTGTAATTCTTCCTGGGAGACTTCGAGTTCTTCATTAAGACTTTTCAGCTCCTCATTGGCTGACTGCAGTTCTTCATTGGTGGCCTCGTAAGCTTCCGCGACAGCGCGGAGCTCTTCTTTATACCGCTGCACTTCTTTCTCCAGCTGGAAGATGCGGAGGTTCTTTTCATCAGCGGTCTCCGCCATGTCTACCCTGCGGGGTACCAGCTCACCAGCGGCGACTTCATTTGGCTGGTTATTGAAGATAACGAGGTAATAATTTTCATGCAGGTTGCTGATCGGCACGATCTCAAATGAAACGCCTAATAAGCCGCCAGCCGTAGTAATGGTCAGGCCCTCCTTACGAACATTCCTCCTGGTGGACTGTGCCTGACTGAGGGCGCTCCGGAGACTATGCACAAGATCTCTGTGGGCGAGCTTGAGGATGTTCAGACTGGCTTTACCAGGTCCATGTTCGAAGAACTGCATGGTAACACCTCTGAATTCGATGATGTCTAGTTTTTCATTAAGCAACACTGCTGACGGTGCATACATCGAAAGTATAATACTGTCGGCCGCTTTCTGTGCATCTACATTGTCATCCCTCTCCTGGTCGAAGCTTGGTGTCATATGCTTTATTTTTTTATTAGTCGGGAACGCATTCCTCAGCGTCCATTTATCTACATTCTTTTTAAGATAGATCTTTGTTTTCTTTGAGGGCATCTCAAAGAGATCGGGAGATCTGTTGGTTTCGGACTTACCCAGCCAGAGGAAGCCGCGGTCGGTCAGTGCGTAATTAAAGATGCTGAGCATTTTCTTCTGCAGCACCGGCTGCATATAAATGAGCACATTCCTGCAACTGATCAGATTGAGCTTCGCGAAAGGCGGGTCTGTCAGCATGTTGTGACAGGCGAATACGCAGGCATCCCTGATGATCCCGGAGATCTCATATCCCTGCTCTACTTCTATAAAGAAACGTTCCAGTCGCTCGGGGGATACACCGGCTACCTGTGTGCTGGAATATACGGCCTTACGGGCAGTAGCAATAACAGCCTCAGAAAGGTCAGTAGCGAAGATCTTCACCTTACTGGCAAAATTTTCGTCCCCCATCAGTTCATAGAGGCACATGGCGAGAGAATACGCTTCCTCACCGGTGGCGCAACCGGCGACCCATATACGTACCTGTTCCTCCTTTTCACGGGATTGTCTGACTACCTGTGGCAATATGAACCTGAGCAGATATTCGAAGCTGCCTTCGTCCCTGAAAAAAGAGGATACGTGGATCAGCAGGTCCGCATAAACGACATTCTGCTCGTTCTCACTATCTTTTATGAACGTTAGATATTCCTCAAATCTGTGAACATTGACAAGTGACATTCTTCGCTGAAGCCTTCTGGTGATGGTGGAAATCTTATATTGCAGAAAGTCCACTCCTGAAAACTCGGATAAGATCGTCAATATGCTTTTTAATGCTGCATTGGGTATAGAACCAGATCGCCTTCTGTTCAACTCCCCTTCAGAATGTGTATCTGGCATACAAACAGCTTTAGTTCGTGTCTGGTTTTATTCTTCCTACACTATTAGGACTGCTAAAGATAATATATAAAAATTAAATCAACTCAACTCCTGTTGCTGATAGCTACCGAGGTATCTCATCAGGAAACGGGCGATATCCCCGGGAGGCAGTATGGCGTGCGGATCATCTTTATTGATGGCCATCTGAGGCAGGCGGTTAAATTCGGTAGTAGCCGGATCCTGCACCATTACCAGTCCATTGTAGTCTTCTATTGCCTTAATGCCCTCGATCCCGTCTACACCCATCCCGGAAAGGATAACACCAATAGCGTTCTCCTGAAACGCATTGGCCATGGAATGAAAAAAAATATCGATAGAACGATTAATGATTTCAGTAGCGTAACGCTGTCTGACTTTGAGACAGCCATTCTCCGTGGTCATCATTTTGCCTTCTATGAGGACATACACATGGTCAGGTTCCATTTGCATGTCAGTCTCTACCCGGTGAACGGGCATATGGGTATATCTGCTTAAAATACTACCGAAGCGACTTTTGTATTCGGGCGTGAGATGTGGTATGACCACGTAGGCAACACCTGTTTTTTCCACGACTTGTTGAAAAAACTCACACACCGATTCCAACCCGCCAGCCGAGCAGCCAATGCCAACGCAGAAAGCCGGTTGTGATCTAATGATTTCCATA
The DNA window shown above is from Chitinophaga agri and carries:
- a CDS encoding SusC/RagA family TonB-linked outer membrane protein; this translates as MKNVDLLKVRHRYAWQSALLRMKFTLLLFLPALYPLAAVADGYHTLFSVLQDITLKGKIVDKNKEPIIGATIKVVGTSKGTTTLPDGTFTLSVANGAQITISAIGFLPQTLTVNGSAPLTITLDADTKGLSEVVVVGYGAQKREAVSGSIATVKGADLVKSPATNLSNSIAGRMPGVTAMQNSGEPGADGSSLRIRGSNTLGNNDPLIVIDGVAGRSGGLERLNPQDIESISVLKDASAAIYGARAANGVILVTTKRGKSGKPQLSYSFNQGWSQPTTIPKMSDAAEYAQLRDELSLYRDVPGREWTTAWDTYKQGGSYTSPTTNKKWDVAFGPSEIDRFRNSTDPWLYPNTDWYDATFKTWAPQSNHSVQVSGGSENMRYLTSFGYQSQDAYYKKSATGYDQYSLRINLDGKINKYVNVSVDMLGRQEDRNYPTRSAGDIFRMLMRGKPTEPAFWPNGLPGPDIEYGNNPVVITTDQTGYDKDKRYYVQTSARLDIQIPGVEGLKLSGNVAFDKYIKRTKRWMTPWYLYTWDKKSYQDDGVTPVLVKSKRGTDQATLNQGDEDQSNILLRGLLTYDRTFKKDHTLNFVFGIERETVHSDNFNAFRRYFISSLIDQMFAGGDAEKDNGGSAWDRARLNYFGRVAYNYKEKYLAEFVWRNDGSYMFPSSSRFGFFPGLMLGWRVSEEGFWKDNVKFMNYLKLRASWGKLGNDQVYFDDNNDGTLTLQEYQYYSTYGFSSYILGGNVVKSLFEARIPNPYISWEVANNYNVGVDGAFLNGKVYFELDAFMNKRSGILVRRNASVPQTTGMTLPAENIGKVDNKGFEFRVGYNSTIGTKFRYDVSVNGGYSKNKIVFWDEAPGAPVWQRSTGKQMNTNLYYEYDGVFRDYAEIDKNTIDYSALTNNLRPGDMKFRDIDGNGKIDGDDKIRYGKSTQPTFTGGLNINMQYGNFDCAILVQGATGGALHINTESGEIGNFTKDYYDHRWSPDNPSSVDPRVNDRNDTYWANGNTYWIRSTNYVRLKNLELGYSIPDFLKKRSGITNLRIYANCLNLFTANSLKILDPESINGNGQYYPQSRVLNAGFNLTF
- a CDS encoding carbohydrate-binding protein; the protein is MQLIVRGQTAAPPPSAAPAPAGTTPPAPMRKGDFQTEFKMKSGSYLGFGQVNLGMGEIGFKVVVFCQNKEKKNGRLEFRIDRPKGKKSKRIGTLKIPFTGDTTYALKLVGNPKYSNGIHDLYLVAKGNPFSITSIQFVQDY
- a CDS encoding CheR family methyltransferase yields the protein MPDTHSEGELNRRRSGSIPNAALKSILTILSEFSGVDFLQYKISTITRRLQRRMSLVNVHRFEEYLTFIKDSENEQNVVYADLLIHVSSFFRDEGSFEYLLRFILPQVVRQSREKEEQVRIWVAGCATGEEAYSLAMCLYELMGDENFASKVKIFATDLSEAVIATARKAVYSSTQVAGVSPERLERFFIEVEQGYEISGIIRDACVFACHNMLTDPPFAKLNLISCRNVLIYMQPVLQKKMLSIFNYALTDRGFLWLGKSETNRSPDLFEMPSKKTKIYLKKNVDKWTLRNAFPTNKKIKHMTPSFDQERDDNVDAQKAADSIILSMYAPSAVLLNEKLDIIEFRGVTMQFFEHGPGKASLNILKLAHRDLVHSLRSALSQAQSTRRNVRKEGLTITTAGGLLGVSFEIVPISNLHENYYLVIFNNQPNEVAAGELVPRRVDMAETADEKNLRIFQLEKEVQRYKEELRAVAEAYEATNEELQSANEELKSLNEELEVSQEELQVINDELSTRNNDLLERNNQLNNARLYAESIVNTVHESLLILDTNIRVVSANASFYRAFKMERKETEGKLLYELGNKQWNTSDLRSLMENLMTSRTPFSNYELTYKSPANGPRTIMMNGQLITSQDLKEELILIAIEDITEVREARERIARKQELVRTNEERLRLALEGTRTGTWDFNPISKELLLSDRSRELFGITSTTPLEFDSFIKEILPADVPAVQARIHAALAGKDNGQINIEFRINLADDKMTWVSCKAQVFFDAHGNAIRVLGVVTDITESKLAEKHLQDVNNRLNFALQTGRLGSWELELATGIINGNDQFRSNFGLSPQSNFTQEKLLALILPEDAQRAEEAMQYALNNRSLYVEEYRIRWPDNSVHWIAATGQGVYEEDGSVKKMIGVTADITERKQAQLHLQQSEAYFRMIADTAPAMIWIAEKDGSFSFFNKAWQKYTGRGLDRNKDNGWYDIMHPEDIDKWKINFSRSSRDRKNFYAEFRLKRHDGTYHWLACSGIPRFNSQDEFVGFIGACTDIDDQKMVEDALERKVRERTIALEDANINLSKRNHELEQFVFITSHDLQEPLRKIRLFADMLESVKPGTPSKIDTAQYLRKVKQSAIRMSDLIRDLIAYSRLELGENAFLPVDLNQIVANVIEDFELLVKDKNAIIDINELPVIDAVPLQMNQLFYNLIGNALKFSRPNAACRITITAHKISDAEMSDLPSLSKGPSYFRIIVADNGIGFNQTYADKLFVIFQRLNQKEKFEGTGIGLALCRKIMDIHNGDIQAFGVEHQGAAFHIIIPETQQ
- a CDS encoding chemotaxis protein CheB; amino-acid sequence: MEIIRSQPAFCVGIGCSAGGLESVCEFFQQVVEKTGVAYVVIPHLTPEYKSRFGSILSRYTHMPVHRVETDMQMEPDHVYVLIEGKMMTTENGCLKVRQRYATEIINRSIDIFFHSMANAFQENAIGVILSGMGVDGIEGIKAIEDYNGLVMVQDPATTEFNRLPQMAINKDDPHAILPPGDIARFLMRYLGSYQQQELS